In Drosophila busckii strain San Diego stock center, stock number 13000-0081.31 chromosome 3R, ASM1175060v1, whole genome shotgun sequence, the sequence TTTTCATAGCAACCTGTTTAacatattgaataaatataaatattcaatagtTTAGTAGAATTTACAAAGTAGCTACATAAGCATTTCACTTTCAAACTGATGTGTTCGCTATATAGAGATATTTGCAAGTATAATATTATGTtacataatattattgtttgttacattttaaaataaacaggCTTGTCCAGTATGCCAGTTGAATGGGGTAATAtaatacacataaattttagatttaaCTTAATATGCTGCTACTATAGCTATCAATGTCGATAAGCAAACCAAACCTGTCAActaattattgtaaattaagctatatgctgttaaattaaactaaatgttgTTAAGTAAAATGAGTACAATATAAATGGTTTAGAAAAAGTTACTCAAATTagtagcttaaattataaatatatattaaagtagAACATCTCATTGTTCTTTTTCTTAAATGCTCACCGAATTAAATAAGCCATAGAGCACTTTGAATAATTCTctgcttttattataagctagttaaaaagttatttaagtGGAACTCAACAGTAATCCTCTTTAAATCAAAGAAAACAGAtcaaatacttaaattttatgcgaTTTAATATATACGagttaatatattattaaaaaatttagtttaaatgcaTTGTTAAAGCAGCTGTTGTAAAATTCGATTGTCAAATTCaactttatttcatttgctccACACACTTTTTGATAAAGTCCTTGTAGGCGTACGTACTCATAAAGATATCAGGCTGCTGCCTATTGCCACATTCATAGGTCCACGTGCTGACGCCGCAGAGTTGACCCTTGAATACCAGTGGTCCGCCGGAGTCGCCATTACAAACTGTTTTGGAATTGTAGCTGCCAGCGCATATCACATTGTCCGGCAAATCAAACTTGACCTTGTCCTCACATTCCTTTTTATCTATGACGGGCACGGTTAGAGTACGCAGCGAATCGTCGGTATGTTCAGTTTCGCCCCAACCAGCGATAGTGACCACATCCTTGGCGGCTAATTTGGACTTGCAGATAGGTAGGTAACCCACATAGACGCTGCGAATGGGATGCGTGACTTTCAACACGGCTATGTCGGCAataaagttgaatttattataatccGGATGCAGTCGCGCATCTGcaatataatttagttttgcaaTTGTGCGCAGCTTGCTGCGATGCTTCGTCTCGCCAGAGACTACATGATACATCCTGTAGCTCTTATTTTCGACGCAGTGCGCCGAAGTCACAACGTGCTTGGTTGAGATCAGTGTTCCAGTGCAAATAAGTTTTGTCTGCTGACAAATCTGCACTGCATAGCCGCCCAGCTTGGTGATTGTCGTCCTAGCTCCACCATAGATTCTCGGCTCTATTTTCTCCGAAGTATGCTCAGTATCATTTGCCAGCTCCTCGGCCATCAGCATTGGTAGTAAAAGCACTAAGATCAGTTGCTTCAGCTGcgaaaacatttcaattactGCTTGCAAATCTCTTCGTATCATTTGCTCTTGCAATTGATTCGATTTGCCTTTTAGGTTGCTTTTACACTATGTCTGGCCATatgacaataacaataacaactaaaaTTGACTAGTTCCTAAAGCTGCTctttcaattataattcaCAGACAACTTTAAACGAAACATAAGCACTAGTCGTATACTTAACGTTATTCTGTTAATAAACAATGACAATGaatttgttgtataattttgttgaCTGACAGTGGCCAGCAAATAGTTACAAAATTAtactaactaaattttaagtatgcttaaatattaaattcaaataaatatttaatacatgaCAGATCTAATAAAatctacataaatatataagaattttaattgGAAAACAATGTTAacaacttaaaattaaacggATATTTTTTAGTCTAATGAATTAGGCGCTGCGCTTAAATTAGCGCAAGTGCACAATCATAAAAAAATGAGTATTAGGGTTTGGCTTAAGTGCATGCTGGTTAAAGTGTAATAATTTGACTTGCTTAAGGGCTTAACGTTTTTTATTGGCTTAGCATGAAGTGTCAATTATTGAATTCGTTTCGTTCTAAATAAGCTCTGGATTCGTCATATACTGTATGTTTGAAGAATTTACTATATGCGGCTTTTATCTCTCCTTGAGGCAGTGACACAATAGCTTAACACCTTGTAGGTATTATAGGCGCCAAGCTTTATAGTCAGCCATGATGTTATCATAGCTATTAGTATCCAGCAGCGCTTGCTTAAGATCTGCCCACCAGAAAGCATCGAGGAAATAGTGTAAGACCTCGTGGAGCGGCATCTCGCCGCCATAGTCGTCGGTTATGGTGCCATTAAAGAAGACGACCCAGCCCCAGAGGCTGAAGTAAGCTTCAGAGTGCGTTCCACAGCGTCACGTGGAGCAGGCGGCGTGCGTCGCCACTGCTTGGATAGGATATCAAAAGCGCAGGCAGACGCGAGGGTTCATCATAGATCAGATATCGCATTTGATGAGCTGCTAAGGCAGCGCGCAGAGAATGCCACCGAACATCTCATTCACATCCAATGTTTCCCACAGTCCAGACGCTCAGGGAGACGCCCACGGGTATAAGCAACGGATTAGGCGGTATAGCCGAAGCGAGGAATTGGCCAAATAGATAGCCCATCAAGTGCTGCCCATGAGGCGAGCGCGCATAGAGCTGCATCTGCATTGGCATCGCGCACATCTCACTCAGCCTGCAGGTAGCCGCCTAGAGGCGAAACACCAGATAAACGCATGATGATCCCGTTGAAAGTAGATGTGATGCAGTCCAAAGGGTCGCCAACTAGCCAGAATACATATATAGGCAATGGGGACAGATTGGCGTCGCATATTCTTCTTCTACGTAGCTTCTCATGTTTCTGGACGATAAAGGCTTGGGCTACATTATGCGACTTGGTTTGCTTTGTGCgcgtttgatttatttatgatacGGCAGGGCACTCACTAATACATatgaacaaaaacacacacatatataaatgagaAAAATTTTAGTTGTCAACTTTTgcactgaaaaaaattattggcaattaaatttcgAATAGTTTGGGATCTCTAATTCATAGATTACATTTATGAGGCTGACAATAGATTGAGCCGCGAGATTAAAAGCTCTTCTGTTCGGTTGTTATCGCAATTTCTTGCATATATTCAGGCTTGAAGCGGAGCTGAGAGCTGTCACACAGGACCAGCttaacaaaaggcaaacatgCGACTTACTCCTATTAACAATACAGATGCCTAACAATGCCTATTTCCTTTTGTATTACTTTGCTGCGCATTGCGTAACGGTCTGTATACACCAAGATTAAGAATGGCCAGTCAAATGGGTTAGCTGCTTAATTGGCTTGCACTGTGTTCCTAAGCGGCAGCGAGATCGACAGCGATTAGCTTAGACGCCTTGCCAACAATTACAAAGAGGTCGcgttaatttatagcaatggCTATGAAGACCAGCGACGCCGTTTTAGCCTTTTCTCAATTCGAATCTGGACAGTATTTGGCCTATTCTTAAGGCTTTAGCAAAAAgataattgctttttattgatataattCTTTAAACAATTCATTGGTACATCAACGCTGATGTTGATCTATGTGTGAGCTGAGTAGAAAGCTCTGGTATGTCACTTAGTAAATTATCAATATTCAACTGTGAAGAATTATCTGTAAGTTTCACTTTCTTTAGCCACAATTGCTActaacaacaagagcaatgCGACAAGTTGCTTAAGTTATAAACACATTGCGCTTATTGCATAACATTTTCGatattgaagctgctgctgctggccaattgATTAACtaagcaatatataatatttgtagaCTTGTCTATTCAATAACATGAtacagtaattaaaattagtctGTCTTCAAGCGAAGCCTTTGGCTAAGTGTATGCTGTAGTCGCAGTTTAAGCCTTAGGCGTGAATAAATATAAGCCTTTGGCACTTTCTGGTGTCTGCTGGTTTGTTTGGGCAACGGACAAGCGGCAAGACTTCAacagcaaaccaaaaaaaaaaaaaaaaaagaagcagaatAAAGTATCCTTTTAAGCATACGCCGTCAAATTAAACCTTTCTcgtttttgcttgttgtatgTGGTAgagttttcttctttttttttttgttttttaaaccGACGCACGTTTTGTTGCCAGTACATTTGCGGTTATGTGctcattgcacacacacacacacacacacacatacatgcgctATGGAAATGAATTCAAGGATATAATGCATATGCTTTGTGGATGTGCGTGAGCCTCTTGCCAAATTGtcgattttattatttgtgtttatatgATTTTTTCAGCTGTTCTGCATTTTAAAGTGGCTGCCTAGCCGCatagcaagtggcaagtggcatgaGGCATGAGTAGAGAGAAAGTAGCAGAAGGGGTGGTGTGTTTGGGGGCTCATATCATGCGTTGCGCGTTCTCAGCCTCATTTCTTATTATAATGTGAAAAATATCCTTTTACAAATTCAAAACGTTGAAATGTGCGATTTCTTTTGTTCGCTCGCTTTTAACTGCCAGCTTGCATAAGTAtctatgtgtctgtgtatgcttgtgtgtgtgtgttatactCGTGTGTATTGCTACCCAGCACGTGCTGCAAGTTACAAGCGACGAGTGAGTGTAAGGAAATATATTTATCattttgtattgaaatatttttgcgcaTCATTTCGTTGTAATTTTCTACATGCTGCATTAGTTACGTATGCAAGCCTTTTTGGTTGGCCTTTTGGCCAACTCATCGTGCAATTCTCTCTTTAAAGGCACTTTCTGcatttctatatttaattaaactttatgcaAGATACATAACTGtcagtgccagcagcagcagctgccaagatttatatatttcgcAAACTCTTTCTGATGGATTTTATTTGcgaattgttattatttgacAATGTACCcaaagctttaattgctttgcaattcaaacaaaaattttgtgtttgcgtTAACTTTTTCCAAAAATACGATTCGATTGCCTATGCTGGCAACGAAATAAACATttcagcagcaatggcaatggcagcaaatGGAAATTGCATGAAGGTTGCCAGTTGGCattattagtttagtttttcaaattaaacgaATTTGCATGTCATATGCATTCCAATCCAGCAAGGCATAAATACAGttgaatttataatatgtGTTACTGTCTCTACTACAGCTCGAAAACATTTGTTGCGCTACGCAGCTTGACAATAGCTTAATATTGTGGCTAGAcatgtgaaataaaaatgaatgaatgatgAATTTACTTTGCAGCGCACACAATTTTTAGtacaattaataagcaaatttttttttctagagTATCTAACGCCTTGCTTGACTTAGCTTCAGCTCTCTCAGGCATAACTATTCGGTTGtcagctttatatttattttttttgctgttgttcgcaatttaattgcacttcgggctttagttttgttgcaatttcattGCTGACTGCTCGTATGTCAAAATTGCTTGTCACCTAAAAATTTGTTACGATTGCCAACAAAAACTGCTGCGAAATTAAACTCacgcccaacagcaacaatttctcTAACTGtagtttgcttttaagctAAGGCCACGGCTAAGAGTTTTATTGTGCTTGTTTATGCTCGCAGTCAAAAGTGTCGCAATGTGGGTttagttggctgctgctgctgctgctgccatcgaAATTCCGGATTTAACAGCAAAGTAaccaaaatgcaattgttttgcaattgGCATTTTGACCACATTCTGACACTCGCTGGCCATATGCtctgggtggttggttggtgaGTGTCAACAGCGGCGAATGtaaattgctaaaaactatatcccacacacacacacacatgcatattctATACCTACATTTATATGtgtacgtatacgtaatttatttagcatttcaAATGTATGTTGGCAGGCAATAGAGTCAAGCGACAGGGGCTGCAATGCAATGCGCTGTCGATATGCTGAAATGTccttaattgaaaatgaatttgGTTTTTggaaaaattttgtatttttcttgtTGTCCAAttgccagagccagagccagagccagagctggACAGAGCTGGAGAGAGCTGGAGTTGGCTGTTGGCTTTCTCGTCTACTAATTCGCaatgttttgtgttttatctGCATGTGATGCCGAGCTGCAAAACCAACGCAATGTTATCGtagtgtatgcgtgtgtgtgtgtgtgtgtgtgaggggcTGTtgataaaatttgcatatttgaaaaGCCTGCAGCTCTCAGAGCGACCACAGCTGCTCTCGCTGTCTGTTGTTTACTTAGTGTCGCCGAAACTGGACGCTCGCTTGGAATAGAAAGCCGTTTAGGCAATagggggcacacacacacacacacacatgcacacattaCGATTGCCGCACAGTGTATGCattgtcaaataaaaatatacatacgaGTATTTGAATTCGACAACGTATATTCTACGCTTTGCAATTTGCCCTAACTCTGCAACTGAATCTGAATCTGAATCTGAATCCTTGCAGCTGACGAGGCTGCAATTGTATCTATatctgtttctgttgctgtttctgcatctgagtttgcatttattgtgaATAGCAAAGAGATAGATGGATGGGTACATATATagacatggacatggacacgAGTGTAGGCTTCAAGTCTGGGTGCTCTCCATTTGCCGccatgcatgcaaattgcactAATGAGCACCACAAATTTTGCATAGACAAATGCCTGACCAAacaatgcagctgcagtcagacagagagagagagatagagcatgatagtgaaagagagagctgCATTTGATACGTGATGATTTATATAAAGCGTTATATGTGTGCCTGTCcctgtttttgttgctgaggtcaagccacaaaataaataacgaaCGAAAATATGAAACTGTTAACTTGCCCTGCCATGGCTTAGCCAGGCTAACTAACTGTTTTAGACAAGTAGCAAGCTTTTCACGCACGGTTGCTTGCTTCATGCAGCAATGAGTGCAACTGTGAcagttttctctttttttttcccCCAGCGCTAaacgcagctgcagttgctgcaatttttgctCATTAGAGTAAATGCACTTAATTAGAGCATGAAAACAGTTTTTGTAACTCAAATCcaccaaaaaaatataatataaagcaGAGACAGGCACAACCGACATTATTAGATGCTTTATAATCAGccaatgaatttaatatgtaaaagaaaatgtctgaataaaaattataatatatacaaataaatttcttgtACTTAGGAGATTATCTATATATCCTCAGGTCATCAAACGTACACTTTATAGAGcctgccacgccttcttcAGCCTTCCATACATATAAACTCTTTCAACTCTTTCAAACAAAACGAcccttttattaattttttacctACAGAGTCTCATAAGCTTGCCAGCGATGCTGGCCATGATTATGCCattgttaataacaaacatGGCCAAAGTGCGCTCTAAAttactgcaaataaataacaagatAAACGCAAAATGCGACAAATGGGCCAAAACTTACaaagttgcgcatacgccatgttaaACAATtctgtgctttttttttttatttgtcttgCTTGCAGCTGTGCGCCGTCATTAGCTTCAAGTGTGCGAGAATACAAAAAGAATTACAGATAAACATGGCCCAGTCCTTTGATTACAgtcattaaaattcattagcaTTTATTGTGCAGACATTGTTGCAACAAGAGCGCAGCTGGATAACTGTAAATCGTAGCCAAGCATGCAAGTTGGCTAAAAAAATAGGTCCAAGTACTTAGATTGCTTAATAGCTTAAGTAAAACTTTGGCAACGCATGTTTTTGTGTTGATAACAACGGAATTTATAAGCAGATTAAGTATAACGTGCTTAAGACGACttatttaaattccaatttatcaaatattaaaaaactaaataataaaaaaaaataaattctttaaacaCTTCAAAAAAACTACACATTAATAAGAGTTAACTGATGTAATTTAcatcattttaaattcataaaaagaCTTTTGAGTTCGAAGcactaaaagtaaaatttaattgaataccAATGCAGCTATGAATCACAGAATGTGAGCAAATTATTAccaaatgatttattttaaagagagagagaaggctTTAAGAGCGAGCGCTGAATCAAAAATAGATTTGCCGacctttagctttagtttcatctacttttaaatacatattatcTGCAATGCatgaaaactaaattattttcttatagtCAATCTGGATAGGTAATGTGCATTGGGGTTGGACATAATTCATTCAAAAACATACattccaattaaattttgcaatctTGCATTATGTACACGTATAACTGAAAGCTGAAGCCAAAATATACTTTTTAAGATCAAGTATACGTAATATAgtcataatttcaaataaaagccAGCATacacttaaaatttttttaatctgAAGAAACAagttgcaaaagtttatttacttattattttgacattgacatttgatttatgtttgaaattttttttgaaacatttttttttacttggtGCTTGGTCTTATCATCATCTGCACGAATTTCAGGGGCTTCTCATGCCAAGTATTCCATTTCAGCGACTGCCAATTATAGTCACCAGTTTTTGTATACATTCCATTAAGGTTACTATAGATGCAAACGTAATTTAGTAGCTTGTATACATAGTTTTTAAAGTCATTTATACTTACCAAGTATAACAATCCGTAAACCACCAACCACTCTGGTGCGTATGACCACATATATTGTCATTGAACTGGTCCTCGGTTGAGAATTTCTTATTCTGATGGAGCTCTAATGCATTTCCAGC encodes:
- the LOC108601582 gene encoding seminase, translated to MIRRDLQAVIEMFSQLKQLILVLLLPMLMAEELANDTEHTSEKIEPRIYGGARTTITKLGGYAVQICQQTKLICTGTLISTKHVVTSAHCVENKSYRMYHVVSGETKHRSKLRTIAKLNYIADARLHPDYNKFNFIADIAVLKVTHPIRSVYVGYLPICKSKLAAKDVVTIAGWGETEHTDDSLRTLTVPVIDKKECEDKVKFDLPDNVICAGSYNSKTVCNGDSGGPLVFKGQLCGVSTWTYECGNRQQPDIFMSTYAYKDFIKKCVEQMK